A part of Pantoea vagans genomic DNA contains:
- the fadI gene encoding acetyl-CoA C-acyltransferase FadI, whose amino-acid sequence MSKAQPLLTRDGERIAITHGLRTPFLRQATGFHGIPAIELGRMVVSELMARSELPAEVIEQLVFGQVVQMPEAPNIAREIVLSSGLDVHIDAYSVSRACATSFQAVANVAESLLAGTISAGIAGGADSSSVLPIGVSKTLARALVDLNKARSLGQKLHILKRLRPRDLLPVPPAVAEYSTGLRMGDTAEQMAKSHGITREAQDALALRSHQHAARAWQSGVLNQEVMAAFVPPWKAAIDQDNNVRMNARAEDYARLRPAFDRQHGSVTAANSTPLTDGAAAVILMREGRARELGVTPLGYLRSYAFTAISVQQDMLLGPAYSSPIALDRAGITLADLTLIDMHEAFAAQTLSNLQLFRDERFAREVLNRPHALGEVNEERFNVLGGSIAYGHPFAATGARMITQTLNELRRRGGGLGLVTACAAGGLGAAMVLEAE is encoded by the coding sequence ATGAGCAAAGCGCAGCCGCTGCTGACGCGTGATGGTGAACGCATCGCAATAACCCACGGGTTACGCACCCCTTTTTTGCGCCAGGCGACCGGCTTTCATGGCATTCCCGCCATTGAGCTGGGGCGGATGGTGGTCAGCGAATTAATGGCGCGCAGTGAACTGCCGGCTGAGGTGATCGAGCAACTGGTCTTTGGTCAGGTGGTGCAGATGCCGGAAGCGCCGAACATTGCGCGTGAAATTGTACTGAGCAGCGGTCTTGACGTGCACATCGATGCCTATAGCGTCAGCCGTGCCTGCGCCACCAGTTTCCAGGCGGTAGCGAATGTGGCAGAAAGTCTGCTGGCTGGCACGATTTCTGCGGGCATTGCCGGAGGTGCAGACTCCTCATCAGTACTGCCAATCGGCGTCAGTAAAACACTGGCCCGCGCGCTGGTGGATCTCAATAAAGCCCGCAGCCTTGGGCAAAAACTGCACATCCTTAAACGTCTGCGTCCGCGCGATCTGCTGCCTGTGCCACCCGCGGTGGCAGAATATTCGACCGGCCTGCGCATGGGTGACACCGCCGAGCAGATGGCAAAGAGTCATGGCATCACCCGTGAGGCACAGGATGCGCTGGCGCTGCGATCTCATCAGCATGCCGCCCGCGCCTGGCAATCCGGGGTACTCAATCAGGAAGTGATGGCAGCCTTTGTGCCGCCGTGGAAAGCCGCTATCGACCAGGACAATAACGTCCGCATGAATGCCAGAGCGGAAGATTACGCCCGCTTGCGCCCGGCGTTTGATCGTCAGCACGGCAGCGTCACGGCGGCCAACAGCACGCCACTCACCGACGGCGCGGCCGCCGTGATTCTGATGCGCGAAGGCCGCGCCCGTGAACTCGGTGTCACGCCGCTGGGCTATCTGCGTAGCTACGCGTTTACCGCGATTAGTGTACAGCAGGATATGCTGCTGGGTCCGGCGTACTCCTCCCCAATAGCGCTGGATCGCGCCGGGATTACGCTGGCCGATCTGACGCTAATCGATATGCACGAAGCGTTTGCGGCCCAGACGCTGAGCAATCTGCAACTGTTTCGCGACGAGCGCTTTGCCCGTGAGGTGCTGAATCGTCCGCATGCGCTGGGCGAAGTGAATGAAGAGCGCTTTAACGTGCTGGGCGGTTCAATCGCCTATGGTCATCCTTTTGCCGCCACGGGCGCGCGCATGATCACCCAGACGCTGAATGAATTACGCCGTCGCGGTGGCGGGTTAGGACTGGTCACGGCGTGTGCGGCGGGCGGTCTGGGTGCGGCAATGGTTCTGGAGGCCGAATAA
- the fadJ gene encoding fatty acid oxidation complex subunit alpha FadJ gives MEQNAFHLKMRLDHVGIITIDVPGEKMNTLKAEFAGQITAIIAEARRDPQLAGLVLISGKADSFIAGADISMIDRCQSAQEAEALAKQGQEVMAMLDALPFPVVAAIHGACLGGGLELALACDARICSLDDKTRLGLPEVQLGLLPGSGGTQRLPRLIGVQQALPLILTGKTLRAKQARKLGVVDDAVPQAILLETAIARVKKGKVSGRTLPLRDRLLHGPVGRQALFALATRQTAAKTHGNYPAANRIIKVVRIGLEQGSRAGHDAEARAFGELAMTPESVALRGIFFATTAMKKERGGEAEPAAVKRVAILGGGLMGGGIASVTAINAGLPVRIKDISLEGVNHALKTSWELLSKKVKRRQLTPAQRQQQMARITGGIDYQGFSQRDVVIEAVFEDLALKQQMVSEVEAHCQPHTLFASNTSSLPIEEIAAKAQRPENVIGLHYFSPVDKMPLVEVIPHLNTSTATVVTIVALARSQGKTPIVVADKPGFYVNRILTPYINEAMRCLLEGEPIDHIDRALVKAGFPVGPIQLLDEIGIDVGSKISPILHQAYGERFAAPAAFDAVLKDGRKGRKNSKGFYRYDQPRWQRKKPDASLYTLLKVTPQARQSEAQIAERCMMMMLNEAARCLDEQVIRCARDGDIGAVFGIGFPPFLGGPFHYMDKLGAAEVVNRLTRLMQQHGERFTPCEALVEAATK, from the coding sequence ATGGAGCAGAATGCGTTTCACCTGAAGATGCGACTGGATCACGTTGGCATCATTACAATCGATGTCCCTGGCGAGAAGATGAACACCCTGAAAGCAGAATTTGCCGGGCAAATTACCGCCATCATTGCGGAGGCGCGACGCGATCCTCAGCTGGCAGGCCTGGTGCTGATTTCTGGCAAAGCGGACAGTTTTATCGCGGGCGCCGACATCAGCATGATTGATCGCTGTCAGAGCGCGCAGGAAGCCGAAGCGCTGGCAAAACAGGGGCAGGAAGTGATGGCCATGCTTGATGCGCTGCCATTCCCGGTAGTGGCCGCAATCCATGGTGCCTGCCTGGGCGGCGGGCTGGAACTGGCGCTGGCCTGCGATGCGCGCATCTGCTCGCTTGATGATAAAACCCGTCTCGGATTACCGGAAGTTCAACTCGGCTTACTGCCCGGTTCCGGTGGCACTCAGCGACTGCCGCGGTTAATTGGCGTGCAGCAGGCGCTGCCGCTGATTCTGACCGGCAAAACGCTGCGGGCGAAACAGGCACGTAAGCTGGGGGTGGTTGATGACGCGGTGCCTCAGGCGATTCTGCTGGAGACGGCTATCGCACGGGTGAAAAAGGGCAAGGTCAGCGGACGCACGCTGCCGCTGCGCGACCGTCTGCTGCACGGTCCGGTGGGCCGTCAGGCGCTGTTTGCGCTTGCGACCCGGCAGACTGCAGCCAAAACCCACGGTAACTATCCGGCGGCAAACCGCATTATTAAGGTAGTACGCATCGGACTGGAGCAGGGTAGCCGGGCCGGACATGATGCTGAAGCGCGTGCCTTCGGTGAACTGGCGATGACGCCGGAATCTGTTGCTTTGCGCGGGATCTTTTTCGCGACCACGGCCATGAAGAAGGAGCGGGGCGGTGAGGCGGAACCCGCTGCGGTGAAGCGTGTCGCGATTCTCGGCGGCGGTCTGATGGGTGGTGGCATCGCCAGCGTCACCGCAATCAATGCCGGGTTGCCGGTGCGCATCAAAGATATCAGCCTGGAAGGCGTTAACCATGCGCTGAAAACCAGCTGGGAACTGCTGAGCAAAAAGGTTAAACGGCGTCAGCTCACTCCGGCACAGCGTCAGCAGCAGATGGCCCGCATCACGGGCGGCATCGATTATCAGGGTTTCTCACAGCGCGATGTGGTGATCGAAGCCGTGTTCGAAGATTTAGCACTCAAACAGCAGATGGTCAGCGAAGTGGAAGCCCACTGTCAGCCGCATACGCTGTTTGCTTCTAACACCTCTTCGCTGCCGATTGAAGAGATTGCCGCCAAAGCACAGCGCCCGGAGAACGTCATCGGGCTGCACTACTTCAGCCCGGTCGATAAAATGCCGCTGGTGGAAGTGATTCCCCATCTGAACACCTCCACCGCAACGGTGGTGACGATTGTGGCGCTGGCGCGCAGCCAGGGCAAAACGCCGATAGTGGTGGCGGACAAGCCAGGTTTCTATGTTAACCGCATCCTGACACCTTATATAAATGAAGCGATGCGTTGCCTGCTGGAGGGCGAGCCGATTGACCATATCGATCGGGCGCTGGTGAAGGCTGGTTTTCCGGTCGGTCCGATTCAGCTGCTGGATGAGATAGGCATCGACGTCGGCAGCAAAATCAGTCCCATCCTGCATCAGGCTTATGGTGAACGCTTTGCCGCGCCCGCTGCATTTGATGCGGTGCTGAAAGATGGCCGCAAGGGACGTAAAAACAGCAAAGGCTTTTATCGCTATGACCAGCCGCGCTGGCAGCGAAAAAAACCTGACGCTTCACTGTATACGTTGCTGAAAGTCACGCCGCAGGCCAGACAGAGCGAAGCGCAGATTGCGGAACGCTGCATGATGATGATGCTGAATGAGGCGGCCCGCTGCCTCGATGAGCAGGTCATTCGCTGTGCCCGCGATGGCGATATCGGTGCGGTGTTTGGTATCGGCTTTCCGCCTTTCCTGGGGGGGCCGTTCCACTATATGGACAAACTGGGTGCGGCGGAGGTGGTCAACCGATTAACCCGCCTCATGCAGCAGCATGGCGAGCGATTTACGCCCTGCGAAGCGCTGGTTGAGGCGGCCACAAAGTAG
- the sixA gene encoding phosphohistidine phosphatase SixA translates to MQVFIMRHGDAALEAASDSVRPLTLCGCNESRQMANWLNSQTPDIERVLVSPYLRAQQTLATVREAFPLPENQDVLPELTPGGDPEMVGCYLQTLANEGVKSALVISHLPLVGYLVSELCPQEAPPMFATSAIACVEFDPAQHAGKLLWQVSPKKLAKAI, encoded by the coding sequence ATGCAAGTTTTTATCATGCGTCACGGCGATGCGGCTCTGGAAGCAGCTAGTGATTCAGTCAGGCCTTTAACCTTATGTGGCTGCAATGAATCACGCCAGATGGCCAACTGGCTCAACAGCCAGACGCCGGACATAGAGCGTGTCCTGGTGAGTCCCTATTTACGCGCGCAGCAAACTCTCGCGACCGTGCGTGAAGCTTTTCCACTGCCGGAAAACCAGGATGTTCTGCCGGAGTTAACGCCGGGCGGCGATCCGGAAATGGTCGGGTGCTATCTGCAGACCCTGGCAAATGAAGGCGTGAAATCGGCGCTGGTGATCTCTCACTTACCGCTGGTGGGGTATTTAGTCTCTGAACTGTGCCCGCAGGAAGCACCCCCTATGTTTGCCACTTCCGCTATTGCCTGCGTGGAATTCGATCCAGCACAGCATGCCGGTAAACTCCTGTGGCAGGTCAGTCCCAAAAAGCTGGCGAAAGCGATCTGA
- the smrB gene encoding endonuclease SmrB — translation MSKKTPLSPDDQALFRQLMTGTRQLKQDTFVHKLPVKTRELPVKRLLSEQADNSHYFSDEFQPLLSTEGATRYVRADVSHFELKKLRRGDYTPEIFLDLHGLTQQQAKQELGALIAACRREHLFCASVMTGHGKHILKQQTPLWLAQHPWVMAFHQAPKLFGGDAALLVLIEIEEWQPPELP, via the coding sequence ATGAGTAAAAAAACACCCTTAAGCCCGGATGACCAGGCGCTGTTCCGACAGTTGATGACTGGCACGCGTCAGTTGAAACAAGATACTTTCGTGCATAAATTACCGGTTAAAACCCGCGAACTGCCGGTAAAACGTCTGCTTTCAGAGCAGGCGGACAACAGCCATTACTTTTCGGATGAGTTTCAGCCGCTGCTCTCCACCGAAGGCGCCACCCGTTATGTGCGCGCCGATGTCAGCCACTTTGAGCTGAAAAAACTGCGTCGTGGCGACTATACGCCGGAAATTTTCCTCGATCTGCATGGCTTAACGCAGCAGCAGGCCAAGCAGGAACTGGGCGCACTGATCGCCGCCTGCCGCCGTGAACATCTGTTCTGCGCCAGCGTCATGACCGGTCATGGAAAGCATATCCTGAAGCAGCAGACGCCGCTATGGCTGGCCCAGCACCCGTGGGTGATGGCTTTTCACCAGGCACCGAAGCTGTTTGGCGGTGATGCCGCACTGCTGGTTTTGATTGAGATTGAGGAGTGGCAACCGCCTGAGTTGCCGTGA
- the prmB gene encoding 50S ribosomal protein L3 N(5)-glutamine methyltransferase, protein MDKIFVDEAVNELHTIQDMLRWAVSRFSAAGIWYGHGTDNPWDEAVQLVLPSLWLPLDIPEDMRSARLTASERLLIVERVIRRVNERIPVAYLTNKAWFCGHEFFVDERVLVPRSPIGELIENRFAGLVSTPPRHILDMCTGSGCIAIACAYAFPEAEVDAVDISTGALAVAEQNIEEHGLIHQVTPIRADLFRELPQLKYDLIVTNPPYVDAEDMDDLPNEYRHEPELGLAAGSDGLKLVRRILACAPDYLSEQGVLVCEVGNSMVHMIEQYPDVPFTWLEFDNGGDGVFTLTRQQIVDAQHHFSFYKD, encoded by the coding sequence GTGGACAAAATTTTCGTCGATGAGGCAGTGAACGAACTGCACACCATTCAGGACATGCTGCGCTGGGCGGTAAGCCGCTTTTCCGCTGCCGGAATCTGGTACGGACATGGCACAGACAATCCCTGGGACGAAGCCGTTCAACTGGTCCTGCCGTCACTCTGGCTGCCGCTGGATATTCCTGAAGATATGCGCAGTGCGCGTCTCACCGCCAGCGAACGTCTGCTGATCGTTGAGCGTGTCATTCGTCGCGTTAACGAGCGTATTCCTGTCGCCTATCTGACCAATAAAGCCTGGTTCTGCGGGCACGAATTCTTTGTCGATGAGCGCGTGCTGGTACCGCGTTCACCGATTGGCGAGCTGATTGAGAACCGCTTTGCCGGTCTGGTCAGCACACCGCCGCGTCACATTCTGGATATGTGTACCGGCAGCGGCTGTATCGCAATTGCCTGCGCCTATGCCTTCCCGGAAGCCGAAGTGGACGCCGTGGATATCTCCACCGGTGCGCTGGCGGTAGCCGAACAGAACATTGAAGAGCATGGACTCATCCACCAGGTGACGCCGATTCGTGCTGACCTGTTCCGCGAACTGCCACAGCTGAAATATGATCTGATCGTCACCAATCCGCCATACGTTGATGCGGAAGATATGGACGATCTGCCGAACGAATATCGTCACGAGCCGGAGCTGGGCCTGGCGGCTGGCAGCGACGGCCTGAAGCTGGTGCGCCGCATTCTGGCCTGCGCGCCCGACTATCTTAGCGAGCAGGGCGTACTGGTCTGCGAAGTGGGCAACAGCATGGTGCACATGATCGAGCAGTATCCCGATGTGCCCTTTACCTGGCTGGAATTCGACAACGGCGGCGACGGCGTTTTCACGCTGACGCGCCAGCAAATTGTCGACGCACAACACCATTTCTCTTTTTACAAAGACTAA
- the aroC gene encoding chorismate synthase, translating to MAGNSIGQFFRVTTFGESHGLALGCIVDGVPPGIPLTEADIQHDLDRRRPGTSRYTTQRREPDQVKILSGVFEGVTTGTSIGLLIENTDQRSQDYGAIKDLFRPGHADYTYEQKYGQRDYRGGGRSSARETAMRVAAGAIAKKYLQMKHGVVVRGYLSQIGDVACELKDWSIVEENPFFCPDADKLEALDELMRGLKKEGDSIGAKVTVMADNVPPGLGEPVFDRLDADLAHALMSINAVKGVEIGDGFAVVNQRGSQHRDEIRHDGFQSNHAGGILGGISSGQTISANLAMKPTSSITVPGKTITRDGEEVEMITKGRHDPCVGIRAVPIAEAMMAIVLMDHLLRQRAQNGDVNSSVPRW from the coding sequence ATGGCCGGAAACAGCATCGGGCAATTTTTTCGAGTAACGACCTTTGGCGAGTCCCACGGTCTGGCACTGGGCTGTATCGTTGACGGTGTGCCGCCAGGCATCCCGCTGACCGAAGCAGATATTCAGCATGACCTCGATCGCCGCCGTCCTGGCACGTCGCGCTATACCACGCAGCGCCGCGAGCCGGATCAGGTGAAAATTTTGTCCGGTGTCTTTGAGGGTGTGACCACCGGCACCTCGATCGGCCTGCTGATTGAGAACACCGATCAGCGCTCGCAGGATTACGGTGCCATCAAAGATCTCTTCCGTCCGGGCCATGCTGATTACACCTACGAGCAGAAATATGGTCAGCGCGACTATCGTGGCGGCGGCCGCTCATCGGCGCGTGAAACCGCGATGCGCGTGGCGGCTGGTGCGATTGCCAAAAAATATCTGCAGATGAAACACGGTGTCGTGGTACGTGGCTATCTGTCGCAGATTGGTGATGTCGCCTGTGAGCTGAAAGACTGGAGCATCGTGGAAGAGAACCCGTTCTTCTGCCCGGATGCCGACAAGCTCGAGGCGCTGGATGAACTGATGCGCGGCCTGAAAAAAGAGGGCGACTCCATCGGTGCCAAAGTCACGGTTATGGCAGACAACGTGCCGCCAGGCCTGGGCGAGCCGGTCTTTGACCGACTGGACGCCGATCTGGCGCACGCGCTGATGAGTATCAACGCGGTGAAAGGCGTCGAAATTGGCGACGGCTTTGCGGTGGTTAACCAGCGCGGCAGTCAGCATCGTGACGAGATCCGCCACGACGGTTTCCAGAGCAACCACGCCGGCGGCATTCTGGGCGGCATCAGCAGCGGGCAGACCATCAGCGCTAATCTGGCGATGAAACCGACCTCCAGCATCACCGTGCCAGGTAAAACCATTACCCGCGACGGCGAAGAGGTGGAGATGATCACCAAAGGTCGCCACGATCCCTGCGTCGGGATCCGCGCTGTGCCGATCGCCGAAGCGATGATGGCGATCGTCCTGATGGATCATCTGCTGCGCCAGCGGGCGCAGAACGGTGACGTCAACAGCTCTGTACCGCGCTGGTGA
- the mepA gene encoding penicillin-insensitive murein endopeptidase: protein MKAILLTLSALLISASSLAATPWQQIQQPISGAPQSIGGFANGCIVGAQALPLNSPHYQVMRQDQRRYFGHPDLIQFIQRLSTQVHNLQLGNVLIGDMGMAAGGRFSSGHASHQTGLDVDIWLQLPKTRWSAQQLLKPQPLDLVGPGDKNVIARHWQPEIDSLIKLAAKDDDVTRIFVNPAIKKQLCADAGNDRDWLRKVRPWFAHRAHMHVRLRCPAGSIGCEDQPAPPAGDGCGAELQSWFLPKQPGSGAPVKREPPPLPPACQALLDKHLL, encoded by the coding sequence ATGAAGGCTATTTTGCTTACTCTGAGCGCGCTGCTGATCAGTGCCTCCAGCCTGGCCGCAACGCCGTGGCAACAGATCCAGCAGCCGATCAGTGGCGCACCCCAGTCAATTGGTGGCTTCGCCAACGGCTGTATCGTCGGCGCACAGGCACTGCCGCTGAATTCACCGCACTATCAGGTGATGCGTCAGGATCAGCGGCGCTACTTCGGCCATCCCGATCTGATTCAGTTTATTCAGCGGCTCAGCACCCAGGTGCATAACCTGCAACTGGGTAACGTGCTGATTGGCGATATGGGCATGGCCGCAGGTGGGCGCTTCAGCAGCGGTCACGCCAGTCACCAGACCGGGCTGGATGTCGATATCTGGCTGCAACTGCCAAAAACACGCTGGAGCGCGCAGCAGTTGCTGAAGCCGCAGCCGCTGGATCTGGTCGGGCCGGGTGACAAAAATGTGATTGCCCGCCACTGGCAGCCGGAAATTGACAGCCTGATCAAACTCGCGGCGAAAGATGACGATGTTACGCGCATCTTCGTTAATCCGGCGATTAAAAAGCAGCTTTGTGCTGACGCGGGTAACGATCGCGACTGGCTGCGGAAAGTGCGCCCGTGGTTCGCGCATCGTGCCCATATGCATGTGCGACTGCGGTGCCCGGCGGGCAGTATCGGCTGTGAAGATCAGCCCGCACCGCCGGCTGGCGATGGTTGTGGCGCCGAGTTGCAGAGCTGGTTCCTGCCGAAACAGCCGGGTTCAGGCGCACCGGTGAAACGTGAGCCGCCGCCATTACCGCCTGCCTGTCAGGCTCTGCTGGATAAACATTTACTGTAA
- a CDS encoding sulfite exporter TauE/SafE family protein, which yields MEWFVVSPLLVGLLFLIAMLAGFIDSIAGGGGLLTVPSLLAAGLSPAQALATNKLQSVGGSFSASLYFVRRGAVNLNEQWLNIAMTLLGSILGAILIQRLQADFLRQMLPLFLIAIGLWFLLMPKLGEVDQARRLHGLPYALVGGGAVGFYDGFFGPGAGSFYALAFVTLCGYNLAKATAHAKVLNFTSNMGSLLFFMFGGKVVWGTGLIMMLGAFCGARLGARLVLSRGQKLIRPMVVIVSAVMSIKLLWDSHGSEVMAWLATLHS from the coding sequence ATGGAGTGGTTTGTTGTCAGCCCGCTGCTGGTCGGGCTGCTGTTTTTAATCGCCATGCTGGCTGGTTTTATTGACTCCATCGCCGGTGGTGGGGGGCTACTGACGGTACCTTCACTGCTGGCAGCGGGCCTCTCTCCGGCGCAGGCGCTGGCGACCAATAAACTGCAATCGGTTGGCGGATCGTTTTCCGCAAGCCTCTACTTTGTGCGGCGTGGTGCGGTCAATCTGAATGAGCAGTGGCTGAACATCGCCATGACGCTGCTGGGGTCCATTCTGGGCGCGATACTGATTCAGCGCCTGCAGGCTGACTTCCTGCGCCAGATGCTGCCGCTGTTTTTGATCGCGATTGGCCTGTGGTTCCTGCTGATGCCAAAGCTGGGCGAAGTCGATCAGGCGCGCCGCCTGCACGGCCTGCCTTATGCGCTGGTGGGCGGCGGGGCAGTGGGATTTTATGACGGATTTTTCGGGCCGGGCGCAGGCTCGTTTTATGCGCTGGCTTTCGTTACCCTCTGCGGCTACAACCTGGCCAAAGCGACCGCGCATGCCAAGGTACTCAACTTCACCTCAAACATGGGCAGCCTGCTGTTCTTTATGTTCGGCGGCAAAGTGGTGTGGGGAACTGGTCTGATCATGATGCTCGGTGCCTTCTGTGGTGCGCGTCTGGGCGCACGGCTGGTGCTGAGCCGCGGACAGAAGCTGATCCGCCCGATGGTGGTGATTGTTTCTGCCGTCATGAGCATTAAATTACTGTGGGATAGCCACGGCAGCGAAGTTATGGCCTGGCTTGCCACGCTGCATTCGTAA
- a CDS encoding elongation factor P hydroxylase, translating to MNPTHHYEQLITLFDRCFSDEFQTRLIKGDDEPIYLPADAESPWNRVVFAHGFYASALHEISHWCIAGEARRKLVDFGYWYCPDGRDALTQSQFEAVEVKPQALEWMFCMAAGFPFNVSCDNLDGDCEPDRIAFQRKVHAQVMSYLTSGIPDRPARFITALAEFYGRPSLTASQFPWPDDL from the coding sequence ATGAACCCGACCCATCATTATGAACAGCTGATCACGCTGTTTGATCGCTGCTTCAGCGATGAATTTCAGACCCGCCTGATTAAAGGCGACGATGAACCGATCTATCTTCCTGCTGATGCGGAGTCGCCGTGGAACCGTGTGGTCTTTGCCCACGGCTTTTACGCCAGCGCCCTGCATGAGATCTCTCACTGGTGCATTGCCGGTGAAGCACGCCGCAAACTGGTCGATTTTGGCTACTGGTACTGCCCGGATGGCCGCGATGCACTGACCCAGAGTCAGTTTGAAGCGGTTGAAGTGAAGCCGCAGGCACTGGAGTGGATGTTTTGTATGGCGGCAGGCTTTCCCTTCAACGTGAGTTGTGACAATCTCGACGGAGATTGTGAGCCGGATCGCATTGCGTTCCAGCGTAAAGTGCATGCTCAGGTCATGAGCTATCTGACGTCGGGCATTCCCGACCGTCCCGCGCGTTTTATTACCGCTCTGGCGGAATTTTATGGCAGGCCTTCATTAACAGCGTCACAGTTTCCCTGGCCGGACGATCTGTGA
- a CDS encoding YfcL family protein, translating to MIAEFEARILALIDDMVEHASDDELFASGYLRGHLTLAVAEVEQLGEHTPEALQIQVSRSLQNAIAAGELSPRDQALVVGMWDNLFVQARQLSA from the coding sequence ATGATCGCAGAATTTGAAGCGCGTATTCTGGCCCTGATTGACGACATGGTCGAGCATGCCAGTGACGATGAGCTGTTCGCCAGCGGTTATCTGCGCGGGCATCTGACACTGGCTGTGGCCGAAGTAGAGCAACTGGGCGAACATACGCCAGAAGCGCTGCAGATTCAGGTCTCCCGCAGCCTGCAAAATGCCATCGCTGCCGGAGAACTCTCACCGCGCGACCAGGCATTAGTGGTCGGAATGTGGGACAACCTGTTTGTTCAGGCACGCCAGCTCTCCGCATAA